In Deltaproteobacteria bacterium, a single genomic region encodes these proteins:
- a CDS encoding HIT domain-containing protein, protein MDRMFSPWRFEYIRRAGGGGPDRCVFCAEETDLSDPERLLLGVYPSSVALMNRYPYNNGHVLVAPRRHVSDLWALSPEELRELFSLVSLGGRVLKETFGAEGMNVGLNLGKVAGAGIVDHLHVHLVPRWGGDTNFMTSVHETRVLPESLLDTRGRLAEAFGLLRP, encoded by the coding sequence TTGGACCGGATGTTCTCCCCCTGGCGGTTCGAGTACATCCGCCGGGCGGGCGGCGGGGGCCCCGACCGGTGCGTCTTCTGCGCGGAGGAGACGGACCTGTCCGATCCGGAGCGGCTCCTGCTCGGAGTCTATCCGAGCTCCGTCGCCCTGATGAACCGATACCCGTACAACAACGGACACGTCCTCGTCGCGCCCCGCCGGCACGTCTCCGACCTCTGGGCCCTCTCCCCGGAGGAGCTCCGGGAGCTCTTCTCCCTGGTGTCCCTGGGGGGGCGGGTGCTGAAGGAGACGTTCGGCGCGGAGGGGATGAACGTCGGCTTGAACCTGGGGAAGGTGGCGGGCGCGGGGATCGTCGATCACCTCCACGTCCACCTGGTTCCGCGCTGGGGGGGCGACACGAATTTCATGACGTCGGTCCACGAGACGCGCGTGCTTCCCGAGTCGCTGCTGGACACCCGCGGGCGGCTGGCGGAGGCTTTCGGCCTCCTGCGCCCGTAG
- a CDS encoding integration host factor subunit beta → MTKSDLVEKLSESLTSLTKKECEVIVDTVFHNMKDALQRGEKIEIRGFGSFTVRVRRAKEGRNPKTGEKVSIPEKRIPFFKVGKELREMVNG, encoded by the coding sequence ATGACCAAGAGCGACCTGGTGGAGAAGCTGTCGGAGTCGTTGACGAGCCTGACGAAGAAGGAGTGCGAGGTCATCGTCGACACCGTGTTCCACAACATGAAGGACGCGCTCCAGCGCGGGGAGAAGATCGAGATCCGCGGCTTCGGCAGCTTCACGGTCCGGGTCCGCCGGGCCAAGGAAGGTCGCAACCCCAAGACGGGAGAGAAGGTCTCCATCCCCGAGAAGCGGATTCCCTTCTTCAAGGTCGGCAAGGAGCTCCGGGAAATGGTGAACGGCTAG
- the sppA gene encoding signal peptide peptidase SppA has translation MGEGYLTPPPPRRRPFLRGCLTVALVLLGFFGLLGIISRMDGVPLARGEKVAVVPLSGLISESEPVIDHLKKYGKDDSVKAIVLRIDSPGGGVGPSQEIYEEVRKLRARKPVVTSMGALTASGGYYIACATRTVFANPGTMTGSIGVIMPFMNVKDLVEKIGLKGMAVKSGAYKDMGSPLRDMTPQERELLQAVVDNVHMQFVNAVAEGRNLNREDVMRIADGRIFTGEQAKALGLVDALGNLEDAVAEAGRLGKIAGEPKVVSPPKKKISFIDLLKEETRTLIEEKLSGNSLRLNYLAQ, from the coding sequence ATGGGTGAAGGGTACCTCACTCCGCCCCCTCCGCGGCGCAGGCCGTTCCTGCGGGGTTGCCTCACGGTCGCGCTGGTCCTGCTGGGCTTTTTCGGCCTTCTCGGCATCATCTCGCGCATGGACGGCGTCCCGCTGGCCCGCGGGGAGAAAGTCGCCGTCGTCCCCCTGTCGGGGCTCATCTCCGAATCCGAGCCGGTCATCGACCACCTGAAGAAGTACGGGAAGGACGATTCGGTGAAGGCGATCGTCCTGCGGATCGACTCTCCGGGCGGCGGCGTGGGCCCATCGCAGGAGATCTACGAGGAAGTGCGGAAGCTCCGGGCCAGGAAGCCGGTCGTGACGAGCATGGGCGCGCTGACCGCCTCCGGCGGCTACTACATCGCCTGCGCCACGCGCACGGTATTCGCCAATCCGGGGACGATGACCGGGTCGATCGGCGTCATCATGCCGTTCATGAACGTGAAGGACCTGGTCGAGAAGATCGGGTTGAAGGGGATGGCGGTGAAGAGCGGCGCCTACAAGGACATGGGATCGCCGCTGCGCGACATGACGCCGCAGGAGCGCGAGCTGCTGCAGGCGGTGGTGGACAACGTCCACATGCAGTTCGTGAACGCGGTCGCCGAGGGGCGCAACCTGAACCGGGAGGACGTGATGAGGATCGCCGACGGGCGGATCTTCACCGGGGAGCAGGCCAAGGCGCTGGGGCTGGTCGACGCGCTGGGGAACCTGGAGGACGCGGTCGCCGAGGCGGGCCGCCTGGGAAAGATCGCCGGCGAGCCGAAGGTGGTCTCCCCCCCGAAGAAGAAGATCTCGTTCATCGATCTGCTGAAAGAGGAGACGCGCACCCTGATCGAAGAGAAACTGTCCGGGAATTCGCTGCGACTGAACTATCTTGCACAATAA